A part of Aspergillus flavus chromosome 1, complete sequence genomic DNA contains:
- a CDS encoding serine palmitoyl CoA transferase subunit LcbA: MDIQETQRLLSEYLHELADLFHRVPGSAIFLRYVKSSYQNDPIRSAVELFLFLFAVRYLLAPKYSTKPGVVQLSEDEIDDLVDEWTPEPLVGKPTVLEEMEVDKRTVIVGPVCPKSKLANGRTVVNLGSYNFYNFNTNESLKEKAIQTLRNYGVGPCGPRGFYGTQDVHMKTEADVASFLGTASCIIYSQAFSTISSVIPAFSKRGDIIVADKGVNFAIRKGIQISRSMVRWYEHNDMEDLERVLAKVTKEQARKPLTRRFIITEGLFESYGDMVDLPKIIELKLKYKFRLILDESWSFGVLGRTGRGVTEHQNVDAAEVDMIVGSLAGPLVAGGGFCAGSEEIVHHQRISAAAYTFSAALPALLSTTASATINILQNSPETISQLREHTKAMWAQLDPRSDWVYCTSAPENPIMILVLKPEVVAAKRLSVEDQQFLLQDVVDECLANGVLITRLKTLLDNFEPKQVVSPALKVCVTTGLTKKEIEKAGTIIRHAITKVLSKKK, translated from the exons ATGGATATCCAGGAGACACAACGTCTCCTTTCGGAGTATCTCCATGAGCTTGCAGACCTATTCCATCGCGTTCCGGGCTCCGCAATCTTTCTTCGCTACGTAAAGTCCAGCTATCAAAATGATCCGATTCGCTCTGCAGTCGAGCTATTTCTATTCCTATTCGCAGTTCGCTATTTGCTCGCTCCCAAGTATTCGACCAAACCTGGAGTGGTTCAGCTCTCagaggatgagattgatgacTTGGTAGACGAGTGGACTCCAGAACCACTTGTAGGAAAACCCACAGTCTTAGAAGAGATGGAGGTTGATAAGCGGACGGTAATCGTTGG TCCAGTCTGCCCTAAGTCAAAATTGGCCAATGGCCGGACCGTCGTTAACCTCGGCTCCTATAACTTCTACAACTTTAATACCAACGAGTCGCTCAAAGAGAAAGCTATCCAGACTCTCCGCAATTACGGTGTTGGTCCTTGTGGCCCCCGAGGATTTTACGGCACTCAAGATGTTCATATGAAGACGGAGGCGGACGTTGCCTCGTTCCTGGGCACCGCATCTTGTATCATCTACTCTCAGGCCTTTTCCACCATCTCAAGTGTCATTCCGGCGTTCTCGAAACGTGGAGACATCATTGTTGCGGATAAAGGTGTTAACTTTGCCATCCGGAAGGGCATACAGATTTCTCGTAGCATGGTTCGTTGGTATGAACATAACGACATGGAGGACCTGGAAAGAGTCCTTGCCAAGGTTACAAAAGAACAAGCCAGAAAACCCCTCACGAGACGTTTCATCATCACAGAGGGTTTGTTTGAATCATACGGTGACATGGTTGACCTGCCCAAGATT ATTGAGCTCAAACTTAAGTACAAGTTCCGACTTATCCTCGATGAATCGTGGTCGTTTGGCGTCCTCGGAAGGACCGGTCGTGGAGTCACGGAACACCAGAATGTTGACGCAGCTGAAGTTGATATGATTGTGGGCTCGCTGGCTGGTCCCTTGGTTGCAGGTGGAGGGTTTTGCGCTGGTTCAGAGGAAATCGTTCACCATCAGCGCATTTCTGCCGCGGCTTACACGTTCTCCGCAGCACTGCCTGCTCTTCTGTCGACAACTGCCAGTGCCACAATTAATATCCTTCAGAATAGTCCTGAAACGATATCCCAGCTACGGGAGCATACCAAGGCCATGTGGGCACAGCTTGACCCCCGTAGTGACTGGGTATATTGTACCAGTGCTCCCGAGAATCCTATCATGATCCTGGTCCTCAAGCCTGAAGTGGTTGCTGCTAAGCGGCTGTCGGTTGAAGACCAGCAGTTTCTGCTGCAAGATGTGGTGGATGAG TGCCTTGCAAATGGTGTCTTAATCACTCGCCTCAAGACCCTCCTAGATAACTTTGAGCCGAAGCAGGTCGTTTCCCCAGCATTAAAAGTCTGTGTGACGACTGGTTTGACGAAAAAAGAGATCGAGAAAGCTGGAACCATTATCCGTCACGCTATCACGAAAGTTTTGAGCAAAAAGAAGTAA
- a CDS encoding uncharacterized protein (of unknown function-domain containing protein), whose product MEFEVSLENEQQFWDEIQEIVSALCSSEDLIDNALRSYLNLATKYKDEYLQTELEVTRCSYKLLSSKIFASHADYVRRQMIYGLLQDDDPDTLYLISSFLLFDGRQNEVALHMMNGEGAFPRLLELLQVQNRKKEVEGDEALLHRVFMDLIYEMSRIQRIKMEDLVLVDDEFIKSLFDIIEELSYDSSDPYHYTVIRVLLVLNEQFMISAHDPVDEKSSTPLTNKVIKILSMHGNLYKTFGENIILLINREGRWYRFRLSSYVVLTKTAETSLQLLTLKLLYLIFTTPTTFEYFYTNDLHVLVDILIRNLLDLPEEASALRHTYLRVLYPLLAHTQLKTPPHYKREELKKMLSVLVRGQLSSNEVDKEKIMHFDEVDETTRRLVIRCAAVDWLQDEELDTQVPKAPEEETTLSCPTIPDGSHPEAEIGTPLESTTSRPISPTSTVESSPVTLSPTSIDESPKIEVLNQAQRLGMHLEPASSSSLSVQEVAAQHEKPGVLTPSRNKTQTATTDRPSSPNKPKIKPLPPKSRRWRGRRTTGDENDKIPEEPGIGTGTGTSASPSPITPTAPSIPQGPSDRRNSTSTSGLVPPIPAHGRRSASNPPPAVPPPRRSTLPVVHPHHVSSHCTPVTSPSRLQIQQNSDSAQKHGQKPEPPKTRRSGRRRPSQTDSPTPSQDGHDGHAALPEVSNEKHHDNQTVSVEEAVQNVSLS is encoded by the exons ATGGAGTTTGAGGTCTCATTGGAAAATGAACAACAGTTCTGGGATG AGATTCAAGAGATTGTGTCCGCCCTTTGTTCCTCCGAAGACCTCATCGACAATGCTCTGCGATCTTATCTGAATCTGGCGACCAAATACAAAG ATGAATACCTCCAGACTGAATTGGAGGTTACGAGATGCTCGTACAAGCTGCTTTCATCGAAGATTTTCGCCTCGCATGCGGATTATGTGCGGAGACAAATGATCTACGGTTTATTGCAG GACGATGATCCGGATACACTTTACCTAATCTCGTCGTTCCTTCTCTTTGACGGTCGGCAGAATGAAGTCGCATTGCACATGATGAACGGAGAGGGCGCATTTCCACGTTTGCTAGAGCTCCTTCAGGTGCAaaacaggaagaaagaggtTGAAGGCGATGAAGCCCTCCTTCATCGAGTTTTTATGGATCTAATCTATGAGATGTCAAGAATTCAAAGAATCAAGATGGAGGATCTGG TTCTCGTGGATGATGAATTCATCAAGAGcctctttgatatcatcgaAGAGCTTTCCTATGATTCGAGTGACCCGTACCATTATACGGTAATTCGAGTTTTG TTGGTTCTAAACGAGCAATTCATGATCTCAGCACACGATCCCGTGGACGAGAAGAGTTCGACTCCATTGACAAACAAAGTTATCAAAATCTTGTCAATGCATGGTAATCTCTATAAGACTTTTGGCGAGAACATCATCCTTCTTATAAATCGGGAAGGTAGGTGGTATCGTTTCAGACTTTCGTCGTATGTGGTATTAACAAAGACAGCCGAAACATCGCTTCAGCTTCTCACCCTAAAGCTACTGTACCTCATATTCACAACGCCCACGACCTTTGAGTACTTCTACACGAACGATCTCCATGTCCTGGTCGATATCTTAATCCGAAATCTTCTGGACCTGCCCGAAGAGGCTTCTGCTTTACGGCACACTTACCTGCGCGTTCTCTATCCATTGCTAGCCCATACCCAATTGAAGACCCCGCCACACTACAAGCGTGAAGAACTGAAAAAAATGCTCAGTGTTCTCGTCCGAGGTCAGCTTTCTAGCAACGAGGTCGACAAGGAGAAAATCATGCATTTCGACGAGGTCGACGAAACGACGAGAAGGCTCGTCATTCGGTGTGCTGCCGTAGACTGGTTGCAAGATGAAGAGCTAGACACTCAAGTCCCTAAAGCGCCCGAGGAAGAAACCACTTTATCTTGTCCTACGATCCCAGATGGCTCTCATCCGGAGGCTGAGATAGGCACGCCTTTGGAGTCAACGACCTCACGGCCCATTTCTCCCACGAGCACGGTTGAGAGCTCACCCGTGACTCTGTCTCCGACCAGTATCGATGAGTCGCCCAAAATAGAAGTACTCAACCAAGCCCAACGCTTAGGCATGCACTTGGAGCCTGCATCGTCGTCCTCCCTCAGCGTACAAGAAGTAGCCGCCCAGCATGAAAAACCAGGCGTCCTAACGCCGAGCCGCAACAAGACTCAAACAGCGACAACGGACCGCCCATCCAGCCCCAATAAACCAAAAATCAAACCGCTACCGCCGAAGTCAAGACGCTGGCGTGGACGACGCACTACTGGAGACGAAAACGACAAGATCCCGGAAGAGCCAGGAATAGGAACCGGAACGGGAACAAGCGCAAGCCCAAGTCCTATCACACCCACAGCCCCATCCATCCCACAAGGTCCCTCCGACAGAAGGAATTCAACAAGCACATCCGGCCTCGTCCCTCCTATCCCAGCTCACGGCCGTCGCTCCGCCTCAAATCCACCCCCAGCTGTCCCCCCACCGAGACGGTCTACCCTCCCAGTGGTCCACCCTCATCATGTCTCCAGCCATTGCACCCCAGTTACGAGTCCGTCGCGACTCCAAATACAACAGAACAGCGACTCCGCCCAAAAGCACGGTCAGAAACCCGAACCACCCAAGACCCGTCGATCAGGTCGACGCAGACCATCCCAAACGGATTCCCCAACCCCAAGTCAAGACGGACACGACGGACACGCCGCGCTCCCTGAAGTTTCGAATGAAAAACACCACGATAATCAGACAGTCAGCGTGGAAGAAGCCGTGCAAAATGTTTCTCTTAGTTAA
- a CDS encoding 1,3-beta-glucan synthase component GLS2: MSGYNQGGHYDDGYGQHGGHGDSYYQDEHHGQAYYDPNDYGDGYYDRGGYYPDGGHGYNQDGGYYDAGHQDDYYGEPYYDQGNGQQRGRRRGDSEEDSETFSDFTMRSETARAADMDYYGRGDERYNSYADSQYGGRGYGYRPPSSQVSYGGNRSSGASTPVYGMDYGNALPAGQRSREPYPAWSSDAQVPVSKEEIEDIFLDLVNKFGFQRDSMRNMYDHLLTQLDSRASRMTPNQALLSLHADYIGGDNANYRRWYFAAHLDLDDAVGFSNMKLGKADRKTRKARKAAQKKAKENPENVEETLEALEGDNSLEAAEYRWKTRMNRMSQHDRVRQVALYLLCWGEANQVRFLPECLCFIFKCADDYYSSPECQNRVEPVEEFTYLNEIITPLYQYCREQGYEIADGKYVRREKDHNQIIGYDDMNQLFWYPEGIERIVLEDKTRLVDIPTAERWMKLKEVNWKKVFFKTYRETRSWFHMVTNFNRIWVIHLCSFWFFTAYNAPTLYTKNYQQQLNNKPPGSYYWSAVGFGGALACFIQIFATICEWMYVPRRWAGAQHLTKRLMFLLLMFIINLAPGVVVFGFKKQIGETIALIIGIVHFIIALVTFFFFSVMPLGGLFGSYLKKHGRQYVASQTFTASWAHLQGNDMWMSYGLWVCVFGAKLAESYFFLTLSFKDPIRILSPMQIQRCSGVEYLGTKLCYIQPQILLGLMFFMDLTLFFLDSYLWYIICNTVFSVARSFYLGVSIWSPWRNIFSRLPKRIYSKVLATTDMEIKYKPKVLISQVWNAIIISMYREHLLAIDHVQKLLYHQVPSEQEGKRTLRAPTFFVSQEDQSFKTEFFPPGSEAERRISFFAQSLSTPMPEPLPVDNMPTFTVLIPHYSEKILLSLREIIREDEPYSRVTLLEYLKQLHPHEWDCFVKDTKILADETSQFNGETEKTEKDVAKSKIDDLPFYCIGFKSAAPEYTLRTRIWSSLRSQTLYRTISGFMNYSRAIKLLYRVENPEVVQMFGGNSEKLERELERMARRKFKICVSMQRYAKFNKEERENTEFLLRAYPDLQIAYLDEEAPENEGDEPRLYSSLIDGHCELLENGMRKPKFRIQLSGNPILGDGKSDNQNHAIIFYRGEYIQVIDANQDNYLEECLKIRSVLAEFEELTTDNVSPYTPGLPSSDTHPVAILGAREYIFSESVGVLGDVAASKEQTFGTLFARTLAEVGGKLHYGHPDFLNGIFMCTRGGISKAQKGLHLNEDIYAGMNAMIRGGRIKHCEYFQCGKGRDLGFGSILNFTTKIGTGMGEQMLSREYYYLGTQLPLDRFLSFYYAHPGFHLNNMFIMLSVQMFMIVLINLGALKHETITCRYNKDLPITDPLRPTFCANLVPIIDWVNRCVISIFIVFFISFVPLAVQELTERGVWRMATRLAKHFGSFSFMFEVFVCQIYANAVHQNLSFGGARYIGTGRGFATARIPFGVLYSRFAGPSIYAGARLLLMLLFSTSTVWSAALIWFWVSLLALCISPFLFNPHQFAWHDFFIDYRDYLRWLSRGNSRSHASSWIAFCRLSRTRITGYKRKLLGVPSEKGSGDVPRARITNIFFSEIVAPLVLVGVTLIPYLFINSRTGTMDKDRDPKNAIARIAIVAFGPIAINAGVAGMFFGMACCMGPIFSMCCKKFGAVLAAIAHAIAVIILLVIFEVMFFLEGWSWPRCVLGMISAAAIQRFVYKLIISLALTREFKHDQSNIAWWTGKWYSMGWHSFSQPGREFLCKITELGYFAADFVLGHLLLFIMLPALCVPYIDKFHSVILFWLRPSRQIRPPIYSLKQSKLRKRRVVRFAILYFAMLLLFLILLIAPLVVRKLNINLPNIPMNLLQPLDEKHNNTISQYTGNGLPGGSSGIPASVLASATY; the protein is encoded by the exons ATGTCAGGCTACAATCAAGGCGGCCATTACGATGATGGCTACGGCCAACATGGTGGCCATGGGGATTCCTATTACCAGGATGAGCATCATGGCCAGGCTTACTATGATCCCAATGACTACGGCGATGGTTACTATGATAGAGG CGGTTACTATCCGGATGGTGGACATGGTTACAACCAGGACGGTGGGTACTATGACGCCGGCCACCAGGACGACTACTATGGCGAGCCTTACTATGACCAAGGGAACGGCCAGCAAAGGGGACGGCGCCGCGGCGATTCGGAGGAAGACTCGGAAACATTCAGTGACTTTACCATGAGATCCGAAACGGCACGTGCAGCGGACATGGACTACTACGGTCGGGGGGACGAGCGCTACAACAGCTATGCCGACAGCCAGTATGGCGGACGTGGATACGGCTACCGCCCGCCCTCCTCCCAGGTCTCTTACGGAGGCAATCGGTCGTCCGGGGCATCGACCCCTGTCTACGGCATGGACTACGGAAATGCTTTGCCCGCTGGTCAGCGATCCCGGGAGCCATATCCGGCGTGGTCCTCTGATGCCCAAGTTCCTGTTTCCAAGGAGGAAATCGAGGATATTTTCCTTGACCTGGTCAACAAATTCGGTTTCCAAAGGGACAGTATGCGTAACATGTACGACCACCTTTTGACGCAGCTAGACTCGCGTGCCTCTCGTATGACGCCAAACCAGGCACTCCTTTCTCTGCACGCCGACTACATCGGCGGTGATAATGCGAACTACCGTCGTTGGTACTTCGCAGCTCaccttgaccttgatgaTGCGGTGGGCTTCTCCAACATGAAGTTGGGCAAAGCCGACCGAAAGACCAGGAAAGCCCGCAAAGCGGCccagaagaaggcgaaggagaACCCGGAGAACGTGGAGGAGACTCTTGAAGCACTAGAGGGCGATAACAGTCTCGAAGCCGCCGAGTATCGGTGGAAGACCCGCATGAACCGCATGTCGCAGCATGACCGAGTGCGTCAAGTGGCCTTGTACCTTCTGTGCTGGGGTGAGGCCAATCAGGTCAGGTTCTTGCCAGAGTGTCtctgtttcatcttcaagTGCGCGGATGACTACTACAGTTCGCCAGAATGCCAGAATCGGGTTGAGCCCGTTGAGGAGTTCACTTACCTGAACGAAATCATCACTCCTCTTTATCAGTACTGCCGCGAGCAGGGCTATGAGATCGCGGACGGGAAATACGtgcgaagagagaaagatcaCAACCAAATCATCGGGTACGATGATATGAATCAACTTTTCTGGTACCCCGAGGGTATTGAGCGAATTGTGCTGGAAGACAAGACCCGTCTGGTTGACATTCCAACTGCTGAGAGATGGATGAAGCTGAAGGAAGTCAACTGGAAGAAGGTGTTCTTCAAGACATACAGGGAAACCAGATCTTGGTTCCACATGGTCACAAACTTCAACCGTATCTGGGTCATTCACTTGTGTTCTTTCTGGTTCTTCACGGCCTATAACGCTCCGACTCTGTACACCAAAAATTACCAGCAGCAGCTGAACAACAAGCCACCCGGTTCCTACTACTGGTCTGCTGTTGGCTTCGGTGGTGCCCTGGCATGCTTCATTCAGATATTTGCTACTATTTGTGAATGGATGTACGTCCCGCGACGGTGGGCAGGTGCTCAGCACCTAACCAAGCGTCTAATGTTCCTTCTGTTGATGTTTATCATCAACCTGGCCCCGGGTGTGGTTGTTTTCGGCTTCAAGAAGCAGATCGGCGAAACAATTGCTCTTATCATAGGTATTGTTCACTTCATTATTGCTCtggtgaccttcttcttcttttccgtcATGCCGCTTGGTGGTTTGTTCGGTAGCTATCTGAAGAAGCATGGTCGTCAATATGTTGCCAGTCAGACGTTCACTGCCAGCTGGGCACATCTCCAGGGCAATGACATGTGGATGTCCTACGGTCTTTGGGTCTGTGTCTTCGGTGCAAAATTGGCCGAGTCTTATTTCTTCCTGACCCTGTCCTTCAAGGATCCCATCCGTATTCTTTCTCCGATGCAGATCCAGCGGTGCTCTGGTGTGGAATACCTTGGAACCAAGCTGTGTTACATTCAGCCTCAGATCCTGCTCGGGCTCATGTTCTTCATGGATTTGACACTTTTTTTCCTGGATAGTTACCTCTGGTATATTATTTGCAACACGGTTTTCTCTGTTGCGAGGTCTTTCTACCTCGGTGTTTCTATCTGGTCACCATGGAGGAACATCTTCTCTCGTCTGCCGAAGCGCATCTACTCCAAAGTTCTTGCCACCACGGACATGGAGATCAAGTACAAACCAAAGGTTCTGATCTCGCAAGTCTGGAACGCAATTATCATTTCCATGTATCGCGAACATTTGCTGGCTATTGACCATGTCCAGAAGCTCTTGTACCACCAGGTTCCTTCTGAACAAGAAGGTAAACGGACTTTGCGTGCCCCAACTTTCTTCGTATCCCAGGAAGATCAGTCTTTTAAGACTGAATTCTTCCCACCTGGCAGCGAAGCTGAGCGCCgtatctctttcttcgcgCAGTCCTTGTCTACTCCCATGCCCGAACCCTTGCCCGTGGACAACATGCCCACCTTCACAGTTCTGATCCCCCACTACAGCGAGAAGATTCTCCTGTCACTCCGTGAGATTATCCGTGAAGATGAGCCTTACTCCCGTGTTACCCTACTTGAGTACCTCAAGCAGCTGCACCCCCATGAATGGGATTGTTTCGTCAAGGATACGAAGATTCTTGCAGACGAAACGTCCCAATTCAACGGCGAAACGGAGAAGACTGAGAAGGATGTCGCCAAGAGCAAGATCGATGATCTTCCATTCTACTGCATTGGCTTCAAGTCAGCAGCTCCGGAATACACTCTTCGCACGCGTATTTGGTCTTCCTTGCGTTCGCAGACCCTCTACAGGACCATTTCCGGCTTTATGAACTACAGCCGTGCCATCAAGCTGCTTTACCGTGTCGAGAATCCGGAAGTTGTGCAAATGTTCGGTGGTAACTCTGAGAAGCTGGAGCGCGAGCTGGAGAGAATGGCTCGTCGCAAGTTCAAAATTTGTGTTTCGATGCAGCGTTATGCCAAGTTCAACAAGGAAGAGCGTGAGAACACCGAATTCCTTCTCCGTGCATACCCCGATTTGCAAATTGCCTATCTCGATGAGGAAGCGCCGGAAAATGAGGGCGATGAGCCCCGCTTGTACTCGTCCTTGATTGATGGACACTGCGAGCTTCTGGAGAACGGAATGCGGAAGCCCAAGTTCAGGATTCAGTTGTCTGGAAACCCCATTCTGGGAGATGGCAAGTCCGACAACCAGAATCATGCCATTATCTTCTACCGTGGTGAATACATCCAGGTCATTGACGCCAACCAGGACAACTACCTTGAAGAGTGTTTGAAGATTCGTAGCGTTCTTGCTGAATTTGAGGAACTGACAACTGATAACGTTTCGCCTTACACGCCTGGTCTCCCTTCGTCGGACACCCACCCGGTTGCTATTCTTGGTGCTCGTGAATACATTTTCTCTGAGAGTGTCGGTGTCCTTGGTGATGTTGCCGCTAGTAAGGAACAAACATTCGGTACCCTCTTCGCCCGTACACTTGCCGAGGTTGGTGGTAAGCTGCACTACGGTCACCCTGATTTCCTCAATGGTATTTTCATGTGTACCCGCGGTGGTATTTCGAAAGCTCAGAAGGGTCTTCACTTGAACGAAGATATTTATGCCGGTATGAATGCTATGATCCGTGGTGGCCGTATCAAGCACTGCGAATACTTCCAGTGTGGTAAAGGTCGTGATCTTGGTTTTGGCTCCATTCTTAACTTCACGACCAAGATTGGTACTGGTATGGGTGAGCAAATGCTGTCTCGAGAGTATTATTACCTGGGTACTCAGCTACCTCTCGATCGGTTTTTGTCTTTCTACTATGCGCATCCTGGTTTCCATCTGAACAACATGTTCATCATGCTCTCTGTGCAGATGTTCATGATCGTCCTGATCAATCTGGGAGCCCTGAAGCATGAGACCATTACTTGTAGATATAACAAGGACTTGCCCATTACCGACCCCCTGCGCCCGACCTTCTGTGCTAACCTTGTGCCTATCATTGACTGGGTCAACCGCTGTGTCAtttccatcttcatcgtcttcttcatctcctttgTCCCACTGGCGGTCCAAGAGCTCACAGAGAGAGGAGTTTGGCGTATGGCCACTCGTCTCGCAAAACATTTCGGCTCTTTCTCGTTCATGTTCGAAGTCTTTGTCTGTCAGATCTACGCCAATGCTGTCCATCAAAACCTGTCATTTGGTGGTGCTCGTTATATTGGTACTGGCCGTGGTTTCGCAACCGCCCGTATTCCATTCGGGGTCCTGTACTCACGTTTCGCCGGTCCTTCCATCTACGCTGGTGCTCGATTGTTGCTCATGCTCCTTTTCTCCACATCTACCGTATGGAGTGCGGCTTTGATTTGGTTCTGGGTTTCACTGCTCGCCCTTTGCATCTCGCCCTTCCTGTTCAACCCTCACCAGTTCGCTTGGCATGACTTTTTCATTGACTACCGTGATTACCTTCGCTGGCTCTCTCGCGGTAACTCACGGTCTCACGCGTCTTCTTGGATCGCTTTTTGTCGACTGTCTCGTACTCGCATTACGGGTTACAAGCGAAAGCTCCTGGGCGTTCCGTCTGAGAAGGGATCTGGTGATGTCCCTAGAGCTCGTATTACGAACATCTTTTTCAGCGAGATCGTCGCAcctttggttttggttggtgtTACCTTGATCCCTTACCTGTTTATCAATTCTAGAACTGGGACTATGGACAAGGACAGGGATCCGAAGAATGCTATTGCCCGAATTGCGATTGTGGCTTTCGGACCCATTGCTATCAACGCTGGTGTCGCTGGTATGTTCTTTGGTATGGCTTGCTGTATGGGTCCAATCTTTAGCATGTGCTGTAAGAAGTTCGGTGCGGTGCTAGCCGCCATCGCGCACGCTATTGCCGTTATCATCTTGCTCGTTATCTTCGAGGTCATGTTCTTCCTCGAGGGTTGGTCTTGGCCTAGGTGTGTGTTGGGTATGATCTCGGCGGCTGCAATCCAGCGTTTCGTCTACAAACTTATCATCTCACTTGCCTTGACCCGTGAGTTCAAGCATGATCAATCCAACATCGCCTGGTGGACTGGAAAGTGGTACAGCATGGGCTGGCACTCATTTTCCCAGCCGGGTCGTGAATTCCTGTGCAAGATCACCGAGCTCGGCTATTTCGCTGCCGACTTCGTCCTTGGccatctgcttcttttcaTCATGCTGCCTGCTCTCTGTGTTCCCTACATTGACAAGTTTCACTCTGTCATTCTTTTCTGGCTGCGCCCAAG TCGTCAAATTCGGCCTCCGATCTACTCTTTGAAGCAGTCTAAGCTCCGCAAGAGAAGAGTGGTCCGTTTCGCAATCCTCTACTTTGCGATgttgctcctcttcctcattcTTCTGATCGCGCCGCTGGTCGTTCGCAAACTGAACATCAATCTGCCCAACATTCCAATGAACCTCTTACAACCCCTTGACGAGAAACACAACAACACCATTTCACAGTATACCGGCAATGGACTTCCAGGTGGCTCGAGCGGGATCCCGGCGTCGGTTCTAGCTTCCGCTACGTACTAG
- a CDS encoding serine palmitoyltransferase (cell wall glucanase, putative), translated as MKWLICVLVVLLLSLQVKALPHESLDQSDPAPLSGVAGKHEIPINGDPNNLPPLLPIPDPATPDLVPSLPIEGGYGISYAPYNDDGTCRSLDGINKDLDKISEHYSYVRIYGVDCDQTQNIVSAARQRNLRVFAGLFDLQNFPNSLDQIIWAAAGDWSTFHTISIGNELVNKGQNPQDVVTAVHTARAKLRAAGYQGPVVTVDTFSVLLKHPQLCEASDYCAANCHAFFDANQIPDNAGKYALEQANRISAAAGGKRTVIAESGWPYRGQANGKAVPSAWNQAIALYALGYSFRDRKDDMVLFSAFDDLWKQDGPGTHGAEKFWGIMRR; from the exons ATGAAGTGGCTTATATGTGTCCTTGTCGTGCTCCTGCTCAGCCTCCAAGTCAAGGCACTTCCTCATG AAAGCCTAGACCAAAGTGATCCAGCACCACTTTCAGGAGTCGCAGGCAAGCATGAAATCCCCATCAATGGCGATCCCAATAACCTCCCACCCTTGCTCCCAATACCTGATCCAGCCACACCCGACCTGGTACCCAGTCTCCCAATAGAAGGCGGATACGGCATCTCATACGCCCCCTACAACGATGACGGCACCTGCCGATCCCTCGACGGAATCAACAAAGACCTGGACAAGATAAGCGAACATTATAGCTACGTCCGCATCTACGGCGTCGACTGTGACCAGACCCAAAACATCGTATCCGCAGCCCGCCAACGCAATCTCCGCGTTTTCGCCGGCCTCTTTGACCTGCAGAACTTCCCAAACAGCCTCGACCAAATCATCTGGGCAGCAGCAGGAGACTGGTCCACCTTCCACACCATCAGTATCGGCAACGAACTCGTCAACAAAGGCCAAAATCCGCAAGACGTAGTAACCGCCGTACACACCGCACGTGCCAAACTCCGCGCAGCAGGCTACCAAGGCCCCGTCGTAACAGTGGACACGTTCTCCGTCCTCCTCAAACACCCCCAACTCTGTGAAGCGTCCGACTATTGCGCGGCCAACTGTCACGCCTTCTTCGACGCGAACCAAATACCTGACAACGCGGGAAAATACGCCCTCGAACAGGCCAATCGTATCTCGGCCGCAGCGGGCGGGAAACGCACCGTGATCGCTGAATCCGGCTGGCCGTACCGCGGTCAAGCAAATGGTAAAGCTGTCCCCTCGGCCTGGAATCAGGCCATCGCTCTCTATGCACTGGGGTACTCGTTCAGGGACCGAAAGGATGATATGGTGCTTTTCTCGGCCTTCGATGATCTCTGGAAACAGGATGGGCCTGGGACTCACGGCGCCGAGAAATTCTGGGGTATTATGAGGCGCTGA